In Geopsychrobacter electrodiphilus DSM 16401, a single window of DNA contains:
- a CDS encoding cold-shock protein — protein MAEGTVKWFNDAKGFGFIEQDNGPDVFVHFSEVQGEGFKSLAEGDRVTFDVTQGQKGPQASNVRKK, from the coding sequence ATGGCAGAGGGTACGGTTAAGTGGTTTAACGATGCAAAGGGTTTTGGTTTTATCGAGCAGGACAATGGACCGGATGTCTTTGTCCATTTTTCCGAGGTACAGGGGGAAGGCTTTAAGTCTCTCGCCGAAGGTGACCGGGTAACCTTTGATGTGACCCAGGGTCAAAAAGGTCCCCAGGCGTCA